The segment TGCGCGATCGTCGTATTGCTCATAAAAGGCGAACCGGAGTGGATTGTCCGTACCCTGATGGCCCACATACATGCGGCAGCCCGGCTCACGCCGCGTGTGCTCCTCCATCTTGCGCATCAATTCCCGGGCCTTCTCTTCTTGGCCAGCCTTTACCGTAAATGTAACAATTAGGGCAACCATCTACGCTCTCGCCTGGACGCGCTTCTTGCGTTCGCTCGCGCCCGATACTTCCTTCAAACACCCCACGAACTCATCCACGAAGATCGTCTGGTTCCGGTCCGGCCCGGTGGAGATCATTCCAATCCGTGCGCCTGTTTCCTTTTCCAGAAATCTCAGATAATCGCGGGCTTTGGCCGGCAGCTTCTCAAATGTCGAGATTCCTTCCGTGGACTTGCGCCAGCCCGGCAAGGTTTCGTAAACACCTTGGATCTTGTCGTAGCCACTGGCGTGAGCGGGAGCTTCTGAAGTCTTCTTGCCGTTGATCTTATAACCCACGCACACTGGAATTTCCTCTAGCTCATCGAGAACATCCAGCTTGGTCACCACCAGCCAGGAGATGCCGTTGATCATCACCGCATAACGCAGCAGAGGCAGGTCAATCCAGCCGCAGCGCCGCGGACGTCCGGTGACCGCTCCATACTCTTTGCCACGAAGGCGTAGCTGATCGGCAATTGGATCGTTGATCTCGGTCGGGAACGGTCCCTCTCCCACTCGCGTGCAGTATGCCTTGCTGACGCCGATGACGGTATCGATCGCAGTGGGCGCCACACCCGTGCCGATCACAGCTCCGCCAGAAGTCGCGCTCGATGATGTCACAAAGGGATACGTGCCATGGTCAATGTCGAGCATTGTGCCCTGCGCACCTTCAAACATCACCGACTCACCGCTGGCCAGTGCTTTGTTGAGTAGCGCCGCCGTGTCGCAAACGAAAGGCGCAATCTTCTCGGCGGCAGCTGCGTATTCTTCGTACATTTTGTCGGGATCGAGCGGCTCGGAGTTGAACAGTGCGTGCGCAATCATGTTCTTCTCGCGGCAGGCATTTTCGATGTGGGTGCGCAACAGTTTAAGATCGAGCAGGTCGGCCACGCGCAGCCCGCGGCGGCCCATTTTGTCTTCATACGCCGGACCAATGCCGCGCGAGGTGGTCCCAATCTTCACCCGGCCGGGAGCATTCTCTGCGGCCAGCTCGATCATGCGGTGGTAGGGCAGGATCACGTGGGCGCGATTGCTGATAAATAAGTTCCCGTCCACCTTGACCCCCGCCTCCCGCAGAGACGCGACTTCCTTCAAGAAGGCCATGGGATCCAGGACCACGCCGTTGCCAATGACGCCGCGGCAGCCGGGCCGCAGCACGCCGCAGGGAACCAGCTGCAGCACAAATTTTTCCCCGTTGATAATGACGGTGTGCCCGGCATTGTGTCCGCCGGCATAACGCGCCACAAGGGAGAAATTCTCCGAGAGGACGTCTACAATCTTGCCCTTACCCTCATCTCCCCACTGTGCGCCGACAATAACCGCTGTTCTGCCTCTATTCAAGCACGGCCTCTTTGGTGTGGCGGCTGGCCCGCCGGGTCCGCACACACTCCTTGGCCCTCTGTTAAGAGCGCATTTCAAAAATTCAGGGATTCAACTACAGGGTGTGTACGAACAATGATACCGTGTTGACCCGCTCACCCGCAATCAGGTAGTAAGCCGTTTTAGGTTACTTTGCGTGATTCAGCCATGGCAGCAGGCTTTCAACGAGCAGGCCAAACAAGGCATAGGTAGCTGCATTGGCCACCAAGGCCCAGTAGAGACTAATCGGGATATGTAAGCCAGCTATCGAGACAGGACAGGTAAAACGGACCAGGTCCCACACCAGCGGAGCGGAAGTTATAGTCATTGGCGCCGTTGCGGCAGCATACAGTGCCCAGACGCACGCAACCAGAAAACCCACACCCGCCCACATCGCAATTCGATATTTCATGGCACGGCTCCTGCGATTATTCCTATCATAGTCCCAGAAAGTCCTCTTGCTTCGGCCAGCCTTGCCCACCTGGAGTTCGCAGGCCGCCCAAGCCTGTCACGACGGGAGCTGAATGGATAAACTGATCAAATGCCAGAGCTTCCCGAGGTCGAGACCATTGCCCGCGGGCTCGCCCAGCAAGTCACGGGTGAATCAATCGAATCCGTCTGGCTGGGCTCCAAACCTGAACCGTTGAAATCGCCCGCTCGCGAGATTGCTCGCACCCTCGAGCACGCCCGCATAGCCGACATACGACGAGTGGGTAAGCACATCGTGGTTGACCTGGAGAACAGCGGTTCATCGCGGAAGCGCTCGTCTGCTCAAAAGTCTCAGTGGATCGTCCACCTTGGCATGACCGGTAGCCTGGTGGTTTGCCCGCCGGATGCCGAAGTGGAAAAGCATACTCATGCCATCGTGCGGCTGGGCTCCGGCCGGGAGCTGCGCTTTGTTGACCCGCGTCGCTTCGGGCGACTGAGCATAGTGCGCAGCAGCAACGGCTTCGCCGCCAGCGGACTCGAGCCCCTCGACGTCGGCTTTGAACTCTTCGTGGGCCTCTTTCGCAAACGTAAGACGCCAATCAAGAGCGCGCTATTGAACCAGAAATTGCTGAGCGGAGTGGGTAACATTTACGCCGATGAATCCCTTTTTCGCGCCGGTATTCGGCCGCGCCGCCGCGCCGCCACCCTGACCCGCGACGAACTTCGGAGACTCTATGAATCCGTCCAGCAGGTGCTGAATGAAGCAATTCTGGCCGGCGGCTCCTCCATCAACGATTACGTTGACGCCCGCGGTGAACCGGGAATGTTTCAGATGCAGCATCGAGTTTACGGACGTGAAGGCGAACCCTGTCTCACTTGCCGCACTCCGGTCAAGCGCATCGTCATTGCCGGCCGAAGCAGCCACTATTGTCCCCAGTGCCAGAGGTAGTGCATGGTCCGGCGTGCAACAGCTACAATAGTGAGTTACACACCCGCATCTGAAAACACCAGGAGAGCGCAATGCAGAGAAAGGCAAGCGCGGTATGGAAGGGCGGCCTGAAAGATGGCAAGGGGACAGTCTCCACCACAAGCGGCGTACTGAAAGATACGCCTTACTCGTTCAGCACGCGTTTTGAAAACTCGCCCGGCACAAATCCGGAGGAATTGATTGCCGCCGCTCATGCGGGATGCTTCTCTATGGCGCTTTCCGCGCAACTCGGCCAGGCAGGCCTGACGCCAGAGAGCATTGACACCACTGCCACCCTCACCATGGACAAACTTGAGACCGGCTGGGCCATTACCACCATCCAACTGGACGTTCGCGCGCGCGTGCCCAAAGCCGATGCGGCTGCATTTCAGAAAGCTGCGGATGCCGCAAAAAGCGGTTGTCCGGTCTCCAAGGTGTTGAACGCGAAGATCACGATGAACGCCAAGCTGGAATAGAAATCCATGGCAGAGAAGGTCAAAAAAACCGAACAAGAATGGCGCGCGCAACTGACCCCCGAGGAATACTACGTCACCCGGCAAAAGGGAACCGAACCTCCTTTCAGTGGTCGCTACTGCAACAGCAAAGAGCCAGGAACATACACCTGCGTTTGTTGCGGACAACCGCTTTTCAAGTCCAACGCCAAATACGAATCCGGCACGGGCTGGCCGAGTTTCTGGCAACCGGTAGGTCAGGAAAGTGTCGCCACGGAAACTGACCGCACCCACGGCATGGAACGCACTGAAGCACTCTGCTCGGCCTGTGGCGCGCATTTGGGACACGTTTTCAAAGATGGACCGCCGCCCACCGGCCTCCGTTATTGCATGAACTCGGCCGCCCTTAAGCTGGTTCGAGACGATGATTAGTTCCTTTTGAATCGCGCTAAAGCTTAGAATGTTGCAGGTCAGTGTGAATCATGGTGCCCGAACTTTGACGCCGCATGCGGAAAGGGTTACACCTGAATTGTCCCCTGTCGAAATGAGCCCGGTGGTTGAGAGCGCGCCCGCCGCTCAGCGCAAGGGAATCGGCGCTACCCTCGGGAGCTTCGTTCTGTGGAGTTATGACCGCGGCAGCATTCAGTACGACATCATGGTTACACTGATACTTCTGTTCATCTTTGTAACTCCTTTCTTCGTCAACTTTAATGACAAACCCACAGAACGTACTCCGCATCCAACCGGAGTAGTCATCCTTCCCGACGGGCAGAGCGGTTTTATATACCAGATTCAGGCCAGTGCCGTTTCTGGTAAGGATGATCTGACGATCAGAGGCCAACTGTTGCGCGTCATCGAACCGATTGCCGGAGAAGTGACAATTACCAGGTACGAACCAGTGCGGAGTGCCGCGGGACGCATCACAGCCTATAACGTGTGGGTAATAAGATAACGTCCAACATGATCCGGAAGATCACAATTGCGCTTGCGTCTCTGGTTCTTGTGGCGGGCGCCTGCCTCCTCGGACACTCGCAAACCGCGCCCGACAGCAAGCAGCTGGAGGCGGTTTTGAACCGTATGGATCAGACCGCTGCCAAGTTCCGCTCCTCGCAAGCGGACTTTGTGTGGGACCAGTATGAAAAGGTCGTAGACGACCATGACAATCAAAAGGGCACCATTTACTTTCGCCAGCAGTCCAAGGGCATCGAGATGGCCGCCAACATCACTGAACCGGCAAAGAAATACGTACTCTTCACCGGCAGCAAGGCCCAGGTCTACGAGCCCAAGATTGATCGGGTTACGGTGTACAACACCGGCAAGAATAAGTCCGATTTCGAGAGCCTGGTGGTGCTCGGCTTCGGGGGCCGTGGTCACGACCTGCTGAAATCGTTCAAAGTGAACTATCTCGGCGCTGAAGACGCACAAGGCGTGAAAGCTGACAAGCTCGATCTGGTGCCAAAATCTGAAAAGTTGCGCAACAACCTGGCAGATCACATCGTCTTATGGATTGAC is part of the Terriglobales bacterium genome and harbors:
- a CDS encoding putative quinol monooxygenase is translated as MVALIVTFTVKAGQEEKARELMRKMEEHTRREPGCRMYVGHQGTDNPLRFAFYEQYDDRAALDAHRAAPYFKEYVTNGLGPLMENVSRELFRPVEEAER
- a CDS encoding adenylosuccinate synthase, translating into MNRGRTAVIVGAQWGDEGKGKIVDVLSENFSLVARYAGGHNAGHTVIINGEKFVLQLVPCGVLRPGCRGVIGNGVVLDPMAFLKEVASLREAGVKVDGNLFISNRAHVILPYHRMIELAAENAPGRVKIGTTSRGIGPAYEDKMGRRGLRVADLLDLKLLRTHIENACREKNMIAHALFNSEPLDPDKMYEEYAAAAEKIAPFVCDTAALLNKALASGESVMFEGAQGTMLDIDHGTYPFVTSSSATSGGAVIGTGVAPTAIDTVIGVSKAYCTRVGEGPFPTEINDPIADQLRLRGKEYGAVTGRPRRCGWIDLPLLRYAVMINGISWLVVTKLDVLDELEEIPVCVGYKINGKKTSEAPAHASGYDKIQGVYETLPGWRKSTEGISTFEKLPAKARDYLRFLEKETGARIGMISTGPDRNQTIFVDEFVGCLKEVSGASERKKRVQARA
- the mutM gene encoding bifunctional DNA-formamidopyrimidine glycosylase/DNA-(apurinic or apyrimidinic site) lyase, with translation MPELPEVETIARGLAQQVTGESIESVWLGSKPEPLKSPAREIARTLEHARIADIRRVGKHIVVDLENSGSSRKRSSAQKSQWIVHLGMTGSLVVCPPDAEVEKHTHAIVRLGSGRELRFVDPRRFGRLSIVRSSNGFAASGLEPLDVGFELFVGLFRKRKTPIKSALLNQKLLSGVGNIYADESLFRAGIRPRRRAATLTRDELRRLYESVQQVLNEAILAGGSSINDYVDARGEPGMFQMQHRVYGREGEPCLTCRTPVKRIVIAGRSSHYCPQCQR
- a CDS encoding OsmC family protein, with product MQRKASAVWKGGLKDGKGTVSTTSGVLKDTPYSFSTRFENSPGTNPEELIAAAHAGCFSMALSAQLGQAGLTPESIDTTATLTMDKLETGWAITTIQLDVRARVPKADAAAFQKAADAAKSGCPVSKVLNAKITMNAKLE
- the msrB gene encoding peptide-methionine (R)-S-oxide reductase MsrB, with translation MAEKVKKTEQEWRAQLTPEEYYVTRQKGTEPPFSGRYCNSKEPGTYTCVCCGQPLFKSNAKYESGTGWPSFWQPVGQESVATETDRTHGMERTEALCSACGAHLGHVFKDGPPPTGLRYCMNSAALKLVRDDD
- a CDS encoding outer-membrane lipoprotein carrier protein LolA, whose product is MIRKITIALASLVLVAGACLLGHSQTAPDSKQLEAVLNRMDQTAAKFRSSQADFVWDQYEKVVDDHDNQKGTIYFRQQSKGIEMAANITEPAKKYVLFTGSKAQVYEPKIDRVTVYNTGKNKSDFESLVVLGFGGRGHDLLKSFKVNYLGAEDAQGVKADKLDLVPKSEKLRNNLADHIVLWIDPARGISVQQQFFEISGNYRLAKYSNIQMNPRIPDDVFKLKTTANTTVVSPQG